DNA sequence from the Synergistota bacterium genome:
TAGAAGTTCCCAAACCTCGGTAGCTCCCAACTCTCTTTCAGCATATGGGGAAAAAAGCTCAATAAAGCTCCTGAGAATATTGGGAACCTCTTCCTTCCTAAGGTTCTTCATCAACTCATCCTTGGGAGAAAGTGAATACCTAATCAGAGGAATTGCTTCCTCAACCATTTCCCTCAAGGTAGAGGTATGCTCCCTGTAAACCGAAACTACCCTCTTAAGCCAAACATCATCATCAGGAAAGCCTGCCCTCTGGAAAAAGGGCTTAGCATACGAAAAGATCCTTTCGAGCGGGAGCTTTCTCATGTAGTAGCCATTCATCCAGCGAAGCTTTCCCGCGTCGAAAACGGCAGGGCTCTTAGAAAGCCTATCAAGAGAAAAAGCCTCTATCATTTCCTCCATGGAAAATATTTCTCTCTCATCTGGAGATGACCAACCAAGAAGCAGAAGATAATTATCAAGTGCCTCTGGAAGATAACCATCTTCTCTGTATTTTCCAACTGAAACTGCTCCATGCCGCTTACTCAGCTTTTTTCTATCAGGTCCCAGTATCATAGACACGTGAACAAACTGCGGAGGATCCCATTCAAAAGCTCTATATATCAAAAGCTGCTTTGGAGTATTAGCTATATGCTCATCAGCCCTTATAACGTGAGTTATATTCATATAGTGATCATCGATAACCACCGCGAAATTATAGGTAGGAACACCGTCTGATCTCATTATCACGAAATCGCCTATTTCTGATAGCTTAAACCTCAGCTCCCCCTTTACCAGATCGCAGAAGCTTATCTCACTTT
Encoded proteins:
- a CDS encoding glutamate--tRNA ligase produces the protein MSVRVRFAPSPTGYLHVGGARTALFNYLFAKKMKGSFILRIEDTDRERSTVEAERAIMEDLKWLGLLWDEGPYRQTDRLDIYRKHAEELLEKGLAYPCYCTEEEIEKMREDMLRRGMTPRYDGRCRNLSESERRKLEAEGRVPVLRFKVPDESEISFCDLVKGELRFKLSEIGDFVIMRSDGVPTYNFAVVIDDHYMNITHVIRADEHIANTPKQLLIYRAFEWDPPQFVHVSMILGPDRKKLSKRHGAVSVGKYREDGYLPEALDNYLLLLGWSSPDEREIFSMEEMIEAFSLDRLSKSPAVFDAGKLRWMNGYYMRKLPLERIFSYAKPFFQRAGFPDDDVWLKRVVSVYREHTSTLREMVEEAIPLIRYSLSPKDELMKNLRKEEVPNILRSFIELFSPYAERELGATEVWELLRSLVKSLGLKTGKVLFPLRVALTGRRSGPELYHFIELIGIEEAIGRAKRALEMLEER